In Harpia harpyja isolate bHarHar1 chromosome 21, bHarHar1 primary haplotype, whole genome shotgun sequence, the DNA window tctctaatttaCGGGGAGAGCAGGCTGAAATTATGGGTGTGGTTTTTATGGTGAGACATGATGTCTTATGGGTATTTGACTATTGTCTGTATTTCAGTTACCATGTGGATGTATACTTTCTGCTTTAAGgccaaaagaatgaaataataaaagaagaaagtaattaactgaaaaagtaaaatagcaAGGTCACATTCTTATCACTAAATATTTTATCAGATAACGTATCTTACGTGCCTTTCACTGGCAGAAAGTTAGGGTAAGAACTTAGTTGTGCATTAAGACAGCTCTGTGATGCTTTCTTGACAGTTTTGAGTGACTGTCTActgttttcttggggttttttgtcttcctGATGGTCACCTCTAGATTTGCTGTGTTGTCTTGGCACAGCACGCACGACCTTTTCTTACTGTAAAATAACTTCTTGAACTATGTGTTCACATGTGTGTGTAGAATATATAGAATTCTTGAGTTGCAAGCAGTGATGCTTTCTTATCTGGAGAAGTGATTAAGTACTGATCCATTGATCAGGGACTCTGTAGTCTCTTCTGACTTTAAATTATATTGGAGATGGAAGTTTGACGATCTACCTTGGTATGAGAGTTTACCAAACAAATTGAATGCTGCAAAAAGAATTActtggcgggggtggggggagagcatGTGTCATCAGAATCAATGTAAAAATATTCGTTTTGAACAAGGGGGTATTCTGACACAATCAATTTAAAACCTTACTCCCTTTAAACAGGCATGCCATACCCTATTATATGTTTATAACCTGCCAACAAACAGAGACAGCAAAAGTGTCAGTAATAGACTCAGGCGTTTGTCAGACAactgtggagggaaggtgctgAGCATTTCTGGAAGCAGTGCAATTCTCcgttttttaaatcaagaaagtGCTGAACGGGCTTGGAAGCGAAtggaaaatgaagatgttttTGGTAACAGGATTGTAGTGTCTTTTACTCCCAAAAACAAAGAActtaatgaaacaaaaagctCCAGCTCTGTGGGAACTGAAAAGGTGAAGTCTCCCAAAAAAGTTAACAAGAATACAAAGCTGTGCCTCCTCAACAAAGACTCAAGCGATCAGTCTTCTGGTACCAAAGGCTCTGCTGGGAGAGGATTCCAGACTCATGGATCTATCATCAAACCCACAAATGTTAAAAGTTTACAGGTATTGTTGTTCTACCTTGTTTAGTATTCTTGCTTTTCCTCATGTTCTGAGGATTGTGTCTGTTACAGCTTTAACTTGTCAGTCCTATTTAATGAATAACTCTAATGTATAGTGACATTCCCAAGTGAGAGCTGTATTCATCTGCTTGGAAAGCAGACAATGAATTTGAGGGTTGTTTTTCCCTGTTCCCTGCCACCTTTTTCTCAATTTGGAAATACTGCTGGTACTTACTGAGTCTTGAATCCTAGGCCAGTTTTGACTTTTGTATTGGTGTTGAGTATAACACCTGGAGTGATCCATTTTGCTAGTTTTAAGGTGAACTAGGGCAGATCTACAGTGtagcaaaaatatttcaactaATTGACGGTTTAGtattttctgtcacagaaaatcAAATATTCCTGGTTATGAAGTGCCAATGAAAatgctattaaagaaaaatttgtcaGTTATCTATGTTTCCATCACAAGGAAAGTCTCTGGCAAGGAATGTCTGGTGCTTTTATGCTGACCTTTCATCTGTTTCATATAGGAGCTGTGCCACCTTGAATCAAAGACCATCAgtagaaatactgaaaaccagcaagaacatTTAAGAGAACAAATTCCTTCTCCTGAGAGTAACTCTAATGCAGCGATTCCTGTGTCTCTGACAACCAAAAAGATTGGAATGGGAGAATCATCCTGTAAAAGTAGTCAgaagtatgtttaaaaacaaaaagacatcAATGTTAGctacatttttaatgtgaattctgcaacataatgtattttctttttcttacatatATTTGTAAATAGAAAAGAGACCTCTGCTTCCAGGAGCATTACCAATTCTCCTGTAGATAAAAAAGATAAAGATGAAACTGTATTTCAGGTCAGCTATCCCTCTGCTTTCAGTAAGTTGACGGCCTCCAGACAACTCAGTCCTTTACTCATGTCTCAGAGTTGCTGGTCATCTCGGTAAGTATCTGTGTCTTATTTGGGAGGTGAAGTGAGACTTCACCAATATATACCTCAATTACTGACAGCTGCACATGGAGTTGTGTATGCTAAGCGCATTACTTTAATACACTGATTTTTTGTGGAGGCAAAAGGAAACTGTGATGGTGCTGCATAACATCTAACAGAGGGTGGATGTAAATACGAGGTGGAGTGAACTCTTTTTTAGAAACTTACTATGTGGCAGTTGTTTCCTGCAAACTTTGTCtttaaagcttctgaaaaatcttCAGAGGTATTACAGACATTTTATTCCTCTTCCAGTGCCTTTGACGTTCCCAGTAGAAATTTATCCAGGCCCATTAAACTCTTCTAACTTAAATATCTGGCCTTTGCCAGTTATTAAAATCATGTGAATGAGTTTGACTTTTTTAATGTGTTAGTAAGATAGTGCAAGACTTGGTGCCAAATATTATTAAATTGGGTGACTTTGAAACGTAATATGAATGACTTGCTATGAGGGGAAAGGAAATACTTGTCTTGTTATGACGTTTTGCTTGCGGTGAAATTTGTTTTGCCTGCACATATATGTACTAGGAAAATACCTTCAGAGTACTGTATTTGTGCACTTGACCTATGTctgttttctgattaattttgAGATGTATATATCAGAATTGTGCAATAGCTACTTTAGCtcataaatgtttttattttacccAGGAGTATGTCTCCAAACATCTCAAATAGATCATCTCCACTCACGTTTAATGTAGTAAACCATACCGGTGGTACAGACTGCCCTGATCCTTTTGCAAATGGTACAGACATTCAGATCAGCAATATAGATTACAGATTGTCCAGAAAAGAGTTGCTGCAAAATTTACAAGAAATTTTCTCAAGACATGGCAAGGTAAAGGCTAAAATACCTTTATTAAACCTGTTATTAAATACTTACTGTTTAGGTATTTATGGACATGTTTGTGGTCTAGCTTTAAGTGAGTAGGAATGGACAGGTATCCAAATGTGACTTTTAAACTTTGTTAAAAGGAGGTACtgtctttttccttcaaaaagaCCAGATCATCACTTGCACTAGGTTCTTAATTTGCATGTGGTCTTCACAGATCTGATATTCTGAAGTTTTTTGTGTATAAAATTCTTACTGGCTCATAAGTCACGCAGGGAAGAGACTTAGGCTTTAGCTGCATAACCTTTTTAAGCTGTAAAGCTGAATTCCTAATGTCAGCTTAAAAATCACAATAAAAACTGAGTTTTTGTTTTGAATCAGAAATGGTCAAAAACAGGCATGGCGAGTGTGAATCAGTAAAAAGCAATGATGCAAGGAGAGGTCATTTCTGCAGCAGCCCTATTTCTGTCTGATCTGTAGATGACATTCTTCTGGCATAATCTTCTACATGGGAAGATGGTACTTGTGTTAAAGGAGTATCATGGTCTTGCCTTGGCCAAAGCTCATTGCACTCAGTTCTTGTTTGCATCGTCCTGCTGGCCATGGTTCACCATGCTCAGTTCCCTTTTGCATTGTATTCAGCTCTTGGCTGAAGCAAGACACTGCTACTCTCATGTTGGCTTGCCTTGAGTTAATGTTTTGTGGTAAACATATAAGGTGTTTTTGTCCTTTCAGGTAAAAAGTGTAGAGCTCAGTCCTCATACAGACTACCAGTTGAAAGCTACAGTTCGGATGGAAAATCTGCAGGAAGCCATCAGTGCTGTCAACAGTCTTCACAGATACAAAATTGGCAGTAAAAGGATCCAGGTCTCATTAGCAACGGGAGCTGCTAGTAAATCACTCTCTCTACTTAGGTAATAAGCACTTTGGCATCTTCTTAATTGTTCTAGCATGTACTTAGTGGCTGAGAGATGATTTAAAATACTGAGCAAAGGAATGACAGGGAAATAAAATCTGTCTTATGACCTGAGGAATGTGTTAAATACAACGAGGCTAGTTTTCAGTTCAGCATTTTTACCCTGcttatattttaatttgcatcTGAAGAGACTAGATCTCTGTTAAATAGTGTTTAATAGTTTCACCGCTAATCTTTCATAATACTGCTATAACTCAGTAACTTAATTTGTGCAGCTGAGTTAAAATTACACTTGgcatctttatttcttctttcctcccagaAAGTGCATATGAATTTTCTGTTTGAGGATGGGATGCACAGTTTAAATGCTGTTAGTGTTTCTTTGATCTCCATTTTCTATATGGAAGATGATAGAACTAGAGTGCTGATGCTAGTGAGAATGCAAGTATTTTCCCTTTCAattttttccttactgaaagaaagcattaggaaaaaagttGTCTTCATCTTTTCACTGGAGCTTTCTGTGAAAATAGTGCTTGGAGTGTAGAGTATTCTGCAGTTATGTACTACTTgcaattgtataatttacaactTTAACTCTTGCCTTTTAGTTTATGCCTGTTCAAAGTTCTTAATGTAATGAATGGCCAGGCTGATAACTTAAAATGGTGCAGCTTTAATGTTGCACTTTATAGATGTTTGAAATCTTACCACCACCTATGAAAGATGCAACTCCTTTATTGACATTATCTAACGAATTAGCAGGAACGTTACTATTTACACAGTCCTAATCTGAAGTGTCAACTTCTGTAGTGCTGGGATGGAAGGGAATGCAATTTGTCCCGTTAGATTTGTAGTTCATGAACTGCATCTAAATATCTCACCAGTTTGGGCTGGAGACTAATACTAACAGATTAATTTTATGCTAATATTACAAAACTTCTTTTATAGCTCAGAAACGATGTCCATTCTGCAGGATGCACCTGCTTGTTGTCTGCCTGTGTTCAAATTTGCAGAAATCTATGAAAAAAAGTAAGTTCTCAGTTGTTGTTTCTCTGTAGTACTTCTAAAAAGAATCTGATCTTGTGTGATTGTTTTACAATGAATTATAGAGAGTAACAGAATGGAGTGTTACGGTTTTTTGTTGTTAGATGTTGCAGCATATTATCTCTCCAGAGGCAATGACTGTAATACTGGCCTTAGAGGGTTATACTTTCagtattttacttcatttttctacGTTGGGATGAATAGATTGGTCACCTTAACATTTTGCAGAGAATAGTTTCTAGCATGTTCCTCTCTCTTAAACAAAAAATGCATATTATTGCATTCTGTAACTGTGTTTATAGTGtgtatttatttcaattttttcttttagatttggGCATAAGTTAATTGTATCAGACTTGTATAAACTAACGGATACTGTGGCAATCCGTGACCAAGGAAGTGGGCGGCTGGTGTGCCTTTTACCCAGCAGCCAAGCCCGCCAGAGTCCACTGGGATCTTCACAGTCACATGATGGTTCATCAGCAAACTGTAGTCCTATAATATTTGAAGAGTTGGAATATCACGAGCCTGTTTGTAAGCAGCATTGCCTGAATAAAGACTTTATGTAAGCTGTGTATAAAATACTATAAAATCTTACAAAATATTTGAACAGCATTTAACACTTACAGGTATATTAAAGCTGAGGTATATATGTTCATATAGCATGCTTCAGTCACTGTTTATATGTTTACAAGAATAAGTTGGGCAGAAAATTGTGAGATGGTACAGTGAGTTTTCTAGGCAGTTCTCCTCTATCAGTCTGTTCAGGTAAGATTATTGCATTCTAACACAGCTGTCAAGATTGAATACCTCTTAAGCAGAAGCTGAAAGGTACACTACCTTCCTCTGGTTATATAGGAAAGTTATACATACTAGAGCTTTCTATTAGCCTGAATTTCATTATGTAATTAGAGCTGGAACTCATCATTCTTCTTTGTCCTCCAGCTGCATTTAGTAAGTGATTCATACTGGGTTGAAGATTTCCTGAAGCCATATATTGAGTTCTTTGTTTTATTCAACAGCAGCCAGGTTGTGCTACTAGAGCAGTTATTAGATGTTCACTGTTAACTGCCTGGTTTGTGCTgctaaaatttaatttgaaaattttaatctAATGATGATAAAAATGCGGTCTTCTAAATGTTGCTTGTCTTCTGGAACTTTGCTGTAGCTGTATtaatttttgtgaaaaagaaaagatggaagttGCTTGTGACTGTGTCTAGTGGTATTGTCAGCTAGTAGCAGTATATTGTATATGTGTAGTATAATGTTTACTATGGGTGTGTATGTGAGCACAGGCATACTATGATAAAGCTATGTGTAGAATGAGCATATAAACTTCAATCTCTTGTTTTTACAGTGAGCATGAGTTTGATCCAGATTCTTATAGAATTCCTTTTGTGATTTTGTCTCTGAAGACATTTGCTCCCCAAGTTCACAGTCTTCTACAGACACATGAGGGTACTGTGCCTTTACTAAggtaaagtattttaatttaggCTTTTAGTGTGAAGcctgatcagttaaagatttaaAACTTTATTGATGGCTGTTTGTAGTGCTCTGAAACTACCTATTGCATAAAAACTCCAGTTCTTGTGTAAGGTAGTATCTTTTATAGCAAATAAGTGCCTTATGAAATTATTACTTTCTGAATTCATGTTGAGCAAAAAAAGATGCACttatttaaaatgtgcattttatgaAGACTTCTGTAATGTGTTAGCAAGCTGTTGAAGCCTCTTGCTCAGGAAGTGTctaaaaataatgatatttttagGGCAACTGTTATAGTGGTATTTTAGTGTATAatggaagctttttttcttccaaagttttCCTGATTGTTATATGTCAGAGTTCAATGATCTTGAAATGGTGCCAGAAGGCCAGGGTGGTGTTCCTTTAGAACATCTAATTACCTGTGTTCCTGGAGTTAACATTGCCACTGCCCAAAATGGCATTAAAGTTATTAAATGGATACATAACAAACCACCACCTCCTACTACAggtaaatatttctatttaaaatcttttctctgAACTAATCTTTCTGCTAAAAAATTAAGAGTAGCATAAAGTAAACATCTTGTATAATTGTTAAACTTCTTATAAAGAGAAACTTTTATCTTGaatgttcattctttttttttctcctgtgctctAGCCTGTGTCATAAATGAAGTGCAGTGTTTAGTGACAGAATATTAGCGAAAGGTTCAGTaatatgttgtttttttttttttcttttagatcctTGGCTTCTACGTTCTAAGAGCCCTGTAGGTAATCCACAACTTATTCAGTTCAGTAGAGAAGTGATAGATCTACTTAAAAGCCAACCGTCCTGCGTCATACCTGTCAGTAAATTCATCCCAACATACCATCATCACTTTGCAAAACAGTGCCGTGTGTCTGATTACGGGTATTCTAAATTAATGGAGCTGCTAGAAGCGGTGCCTCATGTACTGCAAGTGAGTTATATGGCACTGTTTCTTTTAACTTGGGGAATTGTATCTTCAACTATCTGAATTACTGGTTGGTATTGTATAATAGAAGCTATGCAAATATCTAGTCCACCTTGAAAGAGATGGTTAACTGAACCTTGGAGTGTAACTGTCATCTTTTTTTGAGATGTCgtttctgttttgttattgttCCCATCCTCCCAAAACAACTTCTGGGGGAATTAATTCTTTATTTAATCTAAGCCTCTGGAATAAACTTTGAAGCTGCTTTTTAGCCTGTGGCTAGCACTTGAGTAAAAGGTTTTAGTTGTGTTGTTTACCATAAGAACACAGCAAACGCTGAGTGCTTGTAAGTTAGGCTGTAATGCGTAGCCTGTGACTTGAAGGATTTCTGTGTGAAATAAGTCATGTGGTCATGTGGCCTTATGttacaaaaaagaaacactaCGGTCAGGTCAGCTTACTATTAACACCAGTTGGTTGTAGAATTTTAAAGTAACCAATAGAAATGGGCAAAAGCTGCAATAGCACTCATGGAGGAAGCATTTCTTAGTTTCTTGACAACATATGCATTAGTACAGAGAGTGTACAGCTTCATGAGGCTGCCTTTCCAAACACTGTCTGTATTACATCCTTTATTTCTAGCCTACCTATACTAGAACTGGCTTCTAAATATCTTGTAAAAGAAATTACTCAGGATGCTAGATGTGAGTGAtcaaataaaattttctttcagattcTTGGTATGGGTTCCAAACGCTTGTTAACTCTAACGCACAGAGCTCAAGTGAAGCGCTTTACTCAAGACTTACTGAAGCTTCTCAAATCCCAGGCCAGTAAGCAAGTTATTGTGAGGGAATTCTTACAGGCTTATCACTGGTAAGTTATCTTTAATGAAACAAGAACAACTGTGCAGGTCGTGTCTATCAACAGTGGTTTTAAAAGCTACTGCAACAGAAGCCAGCACTTTAAATCTTAGTACAAAACTGTGGCAACTATATTGCCTCTCTTGGGATGTGGAAGTTCAAACttccaatgaaaacaaaaattaaaagctctGTGGCAGACTTTACTGCTTCCTTTAGTACTAGGTTCATTTAACTTTATTGGAGTTTGAAATGGGCTATTGTGTTTCATTAGTTCTCTCTGAAGCCATGACTGCAAGGTTGGATTTAAGCAAGCAGGTCATGGCACATTAACGTGAACAATAAAGGGAAAATTTAGTGTTAGGCTTTCTTTAGAGGGAAGTGCAAAATAAATAGACCAATTGACAATAGATGCTCTTACTACTTTAAGTGGGTCTAGCAATAGtgcaaaaatgaaaagtaatacCTGTCTTGCTATTGCCATGAAGAATGTTCTGTTCTAGTGTGGTAAAAaatagggtttggttttgttggttttttttaagaaccaaGAATAATTCTTTCCTTGATATGAAGAGAGAAAACAGTACTTAATGTGCTTTGAGAAAACTATATGATCTTAGTGCTACATGTGGTCTACCTTTTGTGTGCTAATGTGTTGCATGTGCCAACAGCTCCTTTTTGGGAATGCATGCTTCTACTTATTTCCTTTATTGGCAAAAATACATTATTGGTTGTTTCTAAATCTATTAAATGTGCATCTCCATTGTAGTCAGCTCTGGCCATTTGTTGAATGAGAATATATGGGAAGTGTTCTTGCTTCTGAGAGGTTCCtgttggggaggtggggagagtaAAATGCCTTTTAATATGTTACATAGTATTGTGAACCTTCATATCCTGGAAAACACCATATTGTCTCTGCCTTCTCTTGTGACCTAATCTTGGTTAAACAGAGCATATGTCTGTAACTATTAAGCAAATACAGACTATTGAAAGTGTAGCCATATGGAGCTGTATgacataattacatttttttaaatcacttaaaaCGTGAGCTTGAAAAATATTGTCACTTACCACGACTGGTTTGAGGCATCCACTGGTTCATAGATAGAGCTTTTTCTTCCCATGTCATCTGAACCATCAGTGTGTCTTGTTTTTCTGGTTCGAAATGGATAGATAATTTGAGTTAAGAATACTTTTCACCTTTGTCTCACATGGTAGTATTATTGCCAATATGAAAATTATGCTTATTTTCTTGGTATTTGAGGCTTATAGTCACaacttacacattttttttgCCTACACAGCATGCATTAATGCTTGTATTACACACTTGTATAAAACTTTCAGGTGTTTCTCTAAGGACTGGGATGTTACTGAGTACGGAGTGTGTGAATTGGCTGATATAATATCAGAAATTCCAGATACAACCATCTGTTTGTCACAGCAAGACAATGAAATGGTAATTTGTATTCCCAAAAGAGGTATGTCCATGTACTTTTTTTACCATTGCCAAATAAATTGTTCTTCTACTATTTTAAAACTGTACTAACTAAAGTATGTAGGAgtgacttgaattttttttataattgtgtTTCTACCTTCATAACTAAGTTATAAACTTTTTAGTGAATAAAGAATTTTTCATTCTAGGAACACTTATAAtggaacagacaggaaagcagGTGGCAAAACACATAAAATAATGTTACTGCTTCTGTGTGTAGTTAAACTTTCTGTGGAATGATTAGAGTGGGTTGTTGccacgcagcaaaaataccaaCATATTTGGCTATTTAATATCTTCTAAAGTGCTGATCACCTGATTATTTTGGACTTTAAACATGTAAGCTTAGTAAAGGTCTTCAGTGGTAGAAGAAAATAGTGAGTTGGTGTGATACACAATTAAGCTGAAAATCAATCACCGTATTTTCTTACTATATTCTGTTCCATTTTATAAGTGTGTTGGTACAtagctcttgttttgttttttaattttagaacGTACACAAGAAGAAATTGAAAGAACCAAACAATTTTCTAAAGAGGTAGTAGACTTACTGCGCCATCAACCTCATTTTCGAATGCCCTTCAATAAATTTATTCCTTCTTATCACCACCACTTTGGTCGTCAGTGCAAACTTGCTTACTATGGTTTTACAAAACTACTTGAACTCTTTGAAGCCATACCAGATGTCTTACTTGTAAGTTCTAAAATCCTAAGCTGTACTAATACATTTTTGAGATCTGTGCGCGACTTTCATCAGGGGTTATATTTCTCATTAACTTTAGTACGAGTTATAAACTCTGCACCTCTAATGTTAGCCAGCTGTATTAAAGTCTTTGATATAGCTATTTTGGTTAAATGGTCCAAGTTTTCTAGCACATTCAGGCTAAGTTTGTTAACAAATTCAAGTTTTCTAAATTGCATTACACTTACAAAATTCAATGCATCAAAATTAGAGCTAAGTTTCATTAAAGTTCTGTTAAACTTGCTTTGAAAAAGGTTAATAGCTATTTAATTGCCTATTGTTGTATTTCAGAAATTACACAGTTTTGCTTGCTATATGGGTATCTTTTGAGGTAGCTGGGCCCTGCTACATAGCAAATGATTGTCTGGAAGCACTGAATTTTAGTTGCAGATTGTACTTTTTTCATCCAGACAAGGTAAATCACTTTAACAAAgtgtaatttctgttttgtagGTATTGGAATGTGGGGATGAGAAAATTCTCACACTCACGGAGGTGGAACAAGTTAAAGCAATTGCTGCCCAGTTTGTTAAACTGCTGCGGTCTCAGAAAGATAACTGCCTTATGATGACTGATTTACTGACAGAGTACAGTAAAACATTTGGATACACACTGCGTCTTCATGACTATGATGTTAGCTCAGTTCCAGCTTTAATGCAGAAACTTTGCCATGTTGTAAAGGTAATCTTTTAACTTTGAAGTTTATTCCTCTAAAAGGTATGTAATGTTGTGTTAAGGAATTTCCTGTCTCAAATTACAGGTCTCGGTGTGCTTAGTATTGTAGTCTAGAAAcaatatgtcgtggtttaaccccagccagcaactaaacaccacgcagccgctcactcactcccccccacccagtgggatgggggagaaaatcgggaaaagaagcaaaacccgtgggttgagataagaacggtttaatagaacagaaaagaagaaactaataatgataatgataacactaataaaatgacaacagcaataatgaaaggattggaatgtacaaatgatgcgcagtgcaattgctcaccacccgctgaccgacacccagccagtccccgagcggcgaatccctaccccccacttccccgttcctatactggatgggacgtcccatggtatggaatacaccgttggccagtttgggtcaggtgccctggctgtgtcctgtgccaacttcttgtgcccctccagctttctcactggctgggcatgagaagctgaaaaatccttgacattagtctaaacactactgagcaacaactgaaaacatcagtgttatcaacattcttcacatactgaactcaaaacatagcactgtaccagctactaggaagacagttaactctatcccagctgaaaccaagacacaaTATTTCATTAAGTCAGGAGCAGGGGGAATTGCAAAGGGATTTTAAATGTACCTTCTATATCCCGATGAtgttctctttgttcttttgcaACCTTTCAACTTTCTCTCAACAAATAATAAGTAAAAGATTGTATTATAGTACTTATTTTAACAATACAAATTGTTTTTTCCCACCTGACTTCTAACTGTGTAAAAGCAATAATTTCTTGATAACTGTAGTAGTTATCAGTCTCCTAATGTTTtatattcctaattttttttacCTATGGTTTGAGGCTTTGACCCAATGTAAATACATAGATGGTCTTACATGTTAGTGCAAAAAGAAGGGTTACAGCCACATGGACATGGTCATACTGGTTTAATTGCTCCAATTCTGTTATTTTAGCAGCTGGTGTTCAGGCTGGAGTTCAGTCAGATCCAGCTGGCTTGGAACAAAGAGTAAAATCATGTCTACCATGTGGACAAACTGCTACGCTGCttttgtatatttaattttttccatgtaataaGCTTCTTTATCCTGTGTGGTTTTGGCTACGGGAGTATCAGATGTTGGTATGTAATGTCAGATACGGCTGTGCTCAAACAAACCCCAGCCACACAAGTTATTTATAAATTA includes these proteins:
- the MARF1 gene encoding meiosis regulator and mRNA stability factor 1 isoform X2, producing the protein MMEGNRTENLCNRSFGWLQREENDAKPWLWKLSNCFSAAEKSLPCSAKTDYMENKKAAVELKDASSPHNAGSKPFPAVPLPDVHPLQQQQIQLSPGPKVSCCAHGSDSSCTPQMHCGGGGGNLIHPGTILDSKSTGTITCQVGSGFAYPSAPSLKSPPTRSNLAGIASEFPGMCVENSVSSCQHLPCCGKLHFQSCHGNVHKLHQFPALQSCTSSGYFPCSEFTTGATGHLDEHIAQSELTSHVCANPLHLNMAPSVCLKGSHYCNDCLSKPTRNSLVDAAKIWPNIPPPSAQTAPAPIPICNGCGTKGTGNEKSLLLASSLGKSPQKYGSPEVAITGQVLENLPPIGVFWDIENCSVPTGRSAIAVVQRIREKFFKGHREAEFICVCDISKENKEVIQELNNCQVTVAHINATAKNAADDKLRQSLRRFADTHTAPATVVLVSTDVNFALELSDLRHRHGFRIILVHKNQASEALLHHAHELICFEEFISDLPPRLPLKMPACHTLLYVYNLPTNRDSKSVSNRLRRLSDNCGGKVLSISGSSAILRFLNQESAERAWKRMENEDVFGNRIVVSFTPKNKELNETKSSSSVGTEKVKSPKKVNKNTKLCLLNKDSSDQSSGTKGSAGRGFQTHGSIIKPTNVKSLQELCHLESKTISRNTENQQEHLREQIPSPESNSNAAIPVSLTTKKIGMGESSCKSSQKKETSASRSITNSPVDKKDKDETVFQVSYPSAFSKLTASRQLSPLLMSQSCWSSRSMSPNISNRSSPLTFNVVNHTGGTDCPDPFANGTDIQISNIDYRLSRKELLQNLQEIFSRHGKVKSVELSPHTDYQLKATVRMENLQEAISAVNSLHRYKIGSKRIQVSLATGAASKSLSLLSSETMSILQDAPACCLPVFKFAEIYEKKFGHKLIVSDLYKLTDTVAIRDQGSGRLVCLLPSSQARQSPLGSSQSHDGSSANCSPIIFEELEYHEPVCKQHCLNKDFIEHEFDPDSYRIPFVILSLKTFAPQVHSLLQTHEGTVPLLSFPDCYMSEFNDLEMVPEGQGGVPLEHLITCVPGVNIATAQNGIKVIKWIHNKPPPPTTDPWLLRSKSPVGNPQLIQFSREVIDLLKSQPSCVIPVSKFIPTYHHHFAKQCRVSDYGYSKLMELLEAVPHVLQILGMGSKRLLTLTHRAQVKRFTQDLLKLLKSQASKQVIVREFLQAYHWCFSKDWDVTEYGVCELADIISEIPDTTICLSQQDNEMVICIPKRERTQEEIERTKQFSKEVVDLLRHQPHFRMPFNKFIPSYHHHFGRQCKLAYYGFTKLLELFEAIPDVLLVLECGDEKILTLTEVEQVKAIAAQFVKLLRSQKDNCLMMTDLLTEYSKTFGYTLRLHDYDVSSVPALMQKLCHVVKVVDTESGKQIQLINRKSLRTLTAQLLVLLMSWDGTSFLSVEQLKQHYETTHSTSLNPCEYGFMTLTELLKSLPYLVEVFTNGATEEYVKLTNLYMFAKNVRSLLHTYHYQQIFLHEFSLAYSKYTGEVLQPKAYGCNNLEELLGAIPQVVWIKGHGHKRIVVLKNDMKTRFSSPSFPPADHVDDHGNQLADNNGHIMETPGSTSSMELSLGTPNNVSNQTEQELLCLTNTSPIDLLCEPVPSCLPSPQLRPDPVVLESADLIQFEERPAPLSEIMILTEEEKQRIVTTAQEKLTSGSVVSNTTENASVSPCQSSETQLNKEAMDSPAKKQHKNKVKLAANFSLAPATKL